In Dolichospermum sp. DET69, the genomic stretch TGGGGGACTGCAACTTCATTTACAGCCACCTTGGGAGCGGAATTTGAAGTAGCTTTAATTAACTTGATTAAACCTGGTTCAAAATCGTAGCCACCGTAGAGGATTAACTTTGCTTGCTCAATTGCTTTGCTATCATCAGGCTTAGGTTGATATACATGGGGATCTGAGCCTGGATCGATTAAACACTTGAGGTCAATAGTATCACCTGCGATTTCTTTAGTTAAGCCACAAGCAATGGTATTGGTAGCGACCACTAACGGTTTACTACTGGCTTCTGGCGCTGGTGAAGTCCCCGTTTGAATAGCAGACGCATTATCACCGGGCGTGGGAGTCGATTGACTGGTTTGGGATGTTGGACTACATCCAAGTACTCCACAGGTTAAGGCAAGAGCCGCTAAGGATTTCAATTGCAGTTTGTAAGATATCATAAATCTGATGACTTAAATTATATTGATTATCATTATCATATAAATGGTAGATTTATGTTAGAAGTTAAAAATTTAGCTGTAAATTACCGGGGAGTCACGGCGGTTGAGGATGTGAGTTTCCGTTCCTTACCGGGACAAATTGTGGGTGTGATTGGCCCCAATGGTGCTGGTAAAAGCACGATGGTGAAGGCGATTTTGGGCTTAGTACCAACCACGAGTGGAGTTGTAAAATTTCGCGATCGCGCTTTGAAACAGCAATTAAATTCTGTTGCGTATGTACCACAGCGATCGCAAATTGACTGGGATTATCCCATAACAGTCTGGAATGTAGTGCTGATGGCGCGGACTGTTCATACAGGCTGGTTTCGCGCACCTTCACGATCATCTCAAGAAATAGTCAAAGATGCTTTGGTGAGAGTGGGGATATTAGAGTTGCGATCGCGTCAAATTGGAGAGTTATCAGGCGGACAGCAACAGCGAGTATTTTTAGCAAGAGCTTTAGCACAACAAGCCGAATTATTATTCTTTGATGAGCCGTTTGTTGGAGTTGATAAAAAGACAGAAGCCATAATATTTGAGGTATTTGAAGAACTAAAATCTCAAGGCAAGATTTTGCTGGTAGTTACTCATGATTTAGGCACTACTTTGACCAAATGTGACCAGTTATTATTGTTGAATAAACAAATGATTGCTAATGGTTCCATGAAAGAAGTAATGACAGCAGATAATATCCAACGTGCTTATGGAGATAGTATATTTATATTTAATAGGGAAGTAGTTTAATGTTGAATTGGCTAATTGAACCCTTAAGTTTTGAGTTCATGCGGGGAGCTATTACCACAGCAATTCTGTTGGGTATTCTTTGCGCTGTTGTCGGTACTTATCTCATAGTTCAACGCATGGGATTACTAGGAGATGTCATTGCTCATGCAGTTTTACCAGGACTAGCTATAGCCTTTTTCTTAGGGATTGATATCTTCTTAGGTGCATTTATATCTGGGACTCTCAGCACTTTTGTCATTACTTGGATTCAATCTCAATCCCGTATCAAAGTTGATGCAGCGATGGCGTTAGTTTTTTCGGGTTTTTTAGCATTGGGTATCATGTTAATTACCCTATTAAAAAGTAAATTAGACCTGCATCAGTTTTTATTTGGTGACATCTTAGGTGTAACTACAGATGATGTGAAACGGACTGTAATTATCACAGTTATTGTCTTGATTTTAGTTAAGCTATTTTACAAAGAATTGCTATTTTATACTTTTGACCCACTTGGTGCTCAAGCAAGCGGTTTACCAATTAATTTAATTCACTTTGGTTTAACTGGCGCTATTACCTTGACGATTATTGCTAGTCTGCAAACAGTGGGTGTTGTTTTAGTTATTTCATTGCTAATTGGCCCAGGAATTACAGCTTATTTATTAGTCAAAGAGTTACACCAAATGATGCAATTAGGTGCAGTTATTGGTGTGATTAGCAGTGTAACTGGAATGTATATAAGCTATTATTTAAATGTGCCATCAGGTGCGGCTATAGTGTTAGTTGTTTCCCTACTATTTTTATTAGCATTATTTTTTAGCCCTACTCAAGGAATTTTGACCAGACCAGAAATGGCTCATCAAAGAGCTAGGCTTTTTAGCCAGTTCAAATCTCAAAAGACAAAATGAGCCAGTGCGTTCCTGAGCCATCCTTTTGCGGGGGTTTCCCCCGTTGAGGGGGCGAAGGTGTCGCCTTGCGTCGGAATGTTCTAGCAAATCCAGAGGATGATATGAACTGGCTCATCCAATCTCAATTACTGTGGTGTGGGCAGGGCGATCGTTGAAGGGTTAGGCGGTGATTATACCGCATTTCAGCCGAAGTAGGTCACTTACCCAGATAACAGTGGCAATCTGGCTTCTCAATTAATGATTCCACCAGCGCATTCAGAGCGGTAGCGGCGAGTAACCCACCCCCTAACGTTCCTTCAACGGTGATAAAGGGAATGCCAGACTGCATTAGTTTACGCTTCGCCGCTGGGGCGTGACTGAAGCCAATCGGCATTCCAATCACTAGCGCAGGCTGAACGAGACCCTGGTGAATTGCCTCACAGACTGCCAGTAGTACTGACGGGGCATAGCCAATGGCGATCACACATCCGGTTGGAAGTTGCTGCAAGTGATCTTTCCAGTCAGGACTTTGCCAGAATGCAAGTTCTGCTTCGGCAGCACTGGTGATATGAGGATTGTCAATCAAAGTTTGCACCTGACAACCCAGGTGAGCCAGTCGGGTTTGGTCGATTGCTGCACTCACCGTAGGCACATCCACCACCACATGACACCCTGATTTGAAAGCAGTGCGGCTAGAAGCGAGAGCTTGGTTTCCCAATCGCACAAATGGAACTAAACTGACATCGCCACTCGCCAGCACCAGCTTGGAGAGCAAATCTACCTCAATCTCCGATCTGTCTGAC encodes the following:
- a CDS encoding metal ABC transporter permease, with the protein product MLNWLIEPLSFEFMRGAITTAILLGILCAVVGTYLIVQRMGLLGDVIAHAVLPGLAIAFFLGIDIFLGAFISGTLSTFVITWIQSQSRIKVDAAMALVFSGFLALGIMLITLLKSKLDLHQFLFGDILGVTTDDVKRTVIITVIVLILVKLFYKELLFYTFDPLGAQASGLPINLIHFGLTGAITLTIIASLQTVGVVLVISLLIGPGITAYLLVKELHQMMQLGAVIGVISSVTGMYISYYLNVPSGAAIVLVVSLLFLLALFFSPTQGILTRPEMAHQRARLFSQFKSQKTK
- a CDS encoding metal ABC transporter ATP-binding protein, giving the protein MLEVKNLAVNYRGVTAVEDVSFRSLPGQIVGVIGPNGAGKSTMVKAILGLVPTTSGVVKFRDRALKQQLNSVAYVPQRSQIDWDYPITVWNVVLMARTVHTGWFRAPSRSSQEIVKDALVRVGILELRSRQIGELSGGQQQRVFLARALAQQAELLFFDEPFVGVDKKTEAIIFEVFEELKSQGKILLVVTHDLGTTLTKCDQLLLLNKQMIANGSMKEVMTADNIQRAYGDSIFIFNREVV
- a CDS encoding precorrin-8X methylmutase is translated as MIEGFTIKELTDSVGSDITPRMVRHYHQLGLMPQPVRSPGNYRLYTDQDVQRLQRIVALKQQGFQLSHIHKLLAAEPEAEQATLMAQLQQQYRTIIQQISQLRQTAAALEELLGRDRHCQTTQAEVLAQLKLLDVETQTRLGGLEKLWCGLDAQVHAHPEAFQESLQRLLPDLSDRSEIEVDLLSKLVLASGDVSLVPFVRLGNQALASSRTAFKSGCHVVVDVPTVSAAIDQTRLAHLGCQVQTLIDNPHITSAAEAELAFWQSPDWKDHLQQLPTGCVIAIGYAPSVLLAVCEAIHQGLVQPALVIGMPIGFSHAPAAKRKLMQSGIPFITVEGTLGGGLLAATALNALVESLIEKPDCHCYLGK